AACGGCGGGTCGGGGAGAAAGGCGATGAACGTCAACGCGCCGATGGTGATGAGCGGCGCAGTCTCGCCGATGGCGCGCGACAGCGCGATGATCACACCGGTCAAAATACCGCCGGTGGAGTAGGGCAGCACGTGATCTTTGACCATCTGCCATTTGGTCGCGCCCAGGGCTAAGGCCGCTTCGCGCATGCTTTGCGGCACCGCGCGAATCGCTTCGCGGGTGGCGACGATGACGATCGGTAGGATCAAGAGCGCCAAAGTCAGCCCGGCGGTGAGCACGCTTTGGCCGAGCTGGAGCTGGTAGACGAATAGCCCAAGCGCCATCAGGCCGTAGACAATCGACGGCACGCCGGCCAAGTTGGCAATGTTGATCTCGATCAACGCGGTGAGCCAGTTTTTCGGTGCGTACTCTTCCAGATAGACACCGGCGGCGATGCCCAGCGGCACGGCGGTCAGGGCCGTGACCAACATGACCAACAGCGTTCCGACCCAGGCTGAGAGGATGCCGGCGCGCGCCGCAAAACGCGAGGGAAACGATGCGAAGAATTGCCAACTGAGCCGGCCCAGGCCGTCGTAGGCGAGGTCGAAAATCAGCGCACCCAGCGTCATGATGCCGATAAATGTGGCGACTAGGCCGCCGAGGACAAACAGCTTGTCGATGCGCTGGTTGCGCGCAATTGCCGCTTGGAGATCGTTGGGTGCTGCCATCAGTAGATTTCCCTGAATCTTTTGCGCAACAAGTGGCCGCCGATGTTAAACACCAACGTCATCACCATTAACGTCAAGCCCGCGGCAAAGATGCTTTGATACGCGATGCTGCCGTGCGGTAGGTCGCCCAGACTGACTTGAACGATGTAGGCGGTGATGGTGGCGGCGCCATCAGCCGGGTTTAACGTCAGATTCGGTTGCGTGCCGGCGGCAAGGGCCACGATCATGGTTTCACCGACGGCGCGGGAAAACCCCAAGACGTAGGCGGATGCGATGCCGGAAAACGCCGCCGGGATCAACACCCGCAGCCCGGTTTGCAGCCGGGTTGCGCCCATGGCGTAGGAGCCCTCGCGGATATGCACCGGCACGGCGCGCATGGCGTCTTCGCTGAGCGAGCTGACGTAAGGGATAATCATGATGCCGATCACCATGCCCGCGCTGAGCATGTTAAAGCCGGGCAAGTCGGGCAGCAGCTTTTGCAGCAGCGGGGTGACAAACAGCAGGGCGAAGTAGCCGAACACCACCGTCGGCACCGCGCTCAGCAATTCCAGGGTCGGTTTGAGAATTTCGCGCACCCGATTGCTGGCGTACTCGCTTAAATAGATGGCGATGGTCGTGCCGAGCGGCAGCGAGACCAACAGCGCCACTAAAGAAGTTACCAGAGTGCCGGTCACCAGCGGCATGATGCCGTAGTGGGGATCGGCGAAAAGCACCGTCCACTGGGTGTCGGTGAGAAAATCGATGAGCGACACTTGCTTGAAAAATGCCACCGACTCGTGGAGCAAGATGCCGACGATGCCTGCGG
This portion of the Deltaproteobacteria bacterium genome encodes:
- the pstA gene encoding phosphate ABC transporter permease PstA, translated to MAAPNDLQAAIARNQRIDKLFVLGGLVATFIGIMTLGALIFDLAYDGLGRLSWQFFASFPSRFAARAGILSAWVGTLLVMLVTALTAVPLGIAAGVYLEEYAPKNWLTALIEINIANLAGVPSIVYGLMALGLFVYQLQLGQSVLTAGLTLALLILPIVIVATREAIRAVPQSMREAALALGATKWQMVKDHVLPYSTGGILTGVIIALSRAIGETAPLITIGALTFIAFLPDPPFTSEFPFISFGWLFSPFTVMPIQMFNWVSRPQEEFHWNAAATGLVLMAMTLAINAVAIWLRYRFRKRIKW
- the pstC gene encoding phosphate ABC transporter permease subunit PstC, whose product is MNAPDRPTASTAVTARLKGVAAARSGQKFKERFIEFFLFVAALSSIAITAGIVGILLHESVAFFKQVSLIDFLTDTQWTVLFADPHYGIMPLVTGTLVTSLVALLVSLPLGTTIAIYLSEYASNRVREILKPTLELLSAVPTVVFGYFALLFVTPLLQKLLPDLPGFNMLSAGMVIGIMIIPYVSSLSEDAMRAVPVHIREGSYAMGATRLQTGLRVLIPAAFSGIASAYVLGFSRAVGETMIVALAAGTQPNLTLNPADGAATITAYIVQVSLGDLPHGSIAYQSIFAAGLTLMVMTLVFNIGGHLLRKRFREIY